The following DNA comes from Camelina sativa cultivar DH55 chromosome 14, Cs, whole genome shotgun sequence.
AATGGGTTGATGATGACAATGAAGATGAGAACACTGTTGCTGTACCAGATCAACCTGTGGTTCGTTATGAGGATGAGAGGCGACTTTTCAATCCTGTCAGTCTTCAGTTAGAGGATATCGATGTGCTTCTCAATGGTATCCCAGATGCACCTGGTGTTCCTCCAAGATGTATTCCTCAGGtcagtttcttctctctttgaaTGAGAAAGATGATTTTACCACCAAGGTCTTGTTTTACATGTTCGTTTTGTTGCGATTTGCTCACTAAATGGATTATTTTAATTGCAGGTGCACAGTGAGGAAGAGCTGCAGAGCACGTTGGTGAATGATTCTGCTAGAGATTTTGTACCAAACAGCCAGCCATACAACAGGCCCTCAAGTTTTGACTCTTTAGAGACCACTGAAGCTACGTCAGTACCTCTGGTGTTTGAGAAGGAGGATTTCATTGAAATGGATGATCTTCTGATACCTGAACTTGGAGCTTCTTCAACTGAGAAAGCCGCACAGGTCTCCAACCATGGTGAATTCGGCGACTTTAATGACTTTGACCAATTGTTCCATGATGTTTCCATGTCTTTGGATATGGAACTTATTGATCAGGGAACTTCTACAAATCTGACTTCTGTGAGTAGTTTTGCTAATGACACATCAAACCAAAGACAGCAATTCCTTTATCAACAGCTCGAGGACCAGACTCCTGAGAACCAGTTGAACAACATCATGGATCCTAGTACAACTCTCAATCAATTTACTGACGAGATATGGTTCCAAGATGATCAGGCTGTTCTCTTTGATGAACAACAAGCTTTTTCTGGATCATTTGCTCCACCCTCATCAGGTACTTAGACTCATACTTGTCTCGGGGCACTCACCTTTGTTGTCTCTGCTAACTTAACTTATTTCCACTAAGCACGAATATTTTTTCTGCATTTTTCTTTGACCTAAAtcaaaacatgtatatatgatACTCTGGCTGTTGTTATTCCTTGATTATCAAACCCTCTTGTTGATATATTAAAACGCAATAACTTTAAGACTAAGCTTTTCCACTGATACTTTGTGAATACTCCCCCTTTACTTAGGTGTGATGCCTGATTCCACCAATCCTACTATGAGTGTGCATGCCCAAGACCAGGAACGCCAAAATGGTGGTGGAACAACAAGCCAGTTCTCATCGGCTCTGTGGGCATTAATGGACTCAATACCTTCAACGCCAGCCTCTGCATGCGAGGGTCCTCTTAACCGAACCTTTGTACGTATGTCTAGCTTCAGCCGTATCAGGTTCAAGGCTAATGGAACGCCAGTGACTAGTACCATAGCAAAGAAGGGTATCAGAAACAgaggttttcttctcttatcaATCGTGGGTGCCTTGTGTGCCATCTTCTGGGTGTTTATAGCCACTGTTCGAGTCTCAGGTAGAACCGTCTTCTCTTGAAAGACTCGTGGTGGTTTTCTTGAACTCTTAATTACACAGGCAAgctagaagaagaaatcatggGATTATTaacctattttaatatatgaagCTTTGAATTATGTACAGAGTTTGAAAAGAGTAAAGAACCGATAATTCTTGATAAAagagtttcttttcttctagattgtcgttgttttttttcctgcatatcTTATCTTCTGGGTTTCAATATTGACAAAGACTCGCAAGAGAAGTTGCCcgtcttgttttggttttatcaaAGGATGCTCTAGAAGAGGTACTGTGAATCGTGAAGCAAACTCTTGTATTCATCTCTGTTGAAGTCTGCTGTGGTTTGAAGAGCTTCAGGCTGAGCTCTGGTGATCTTTATCTTGACGACGGTGATTGTGATCCCGATTGGTGGAACTGTTACTGAGGAAAGAGAGTAGGATACGAAGGAATCTGCAAGCTTGAGAAACCAGAGAGCAGATACCGACAAGACAACCAACCGAAGTTTCTTCTGTTCTACTCATTGCAGCTTCCCAAGAGAAGGCTTAAAGCATATTTCATCCCGTCTCGTACCTCTTTGTTATTGATCGCTGAGGCGGTTTGCCTTACAAATTACAATTGTCGCCGCCACTCTTGAATGAAGTTTCTAGTTGCCGAGTCGGCTACATTTAAAAAATCTCATGCGGAAATTTTATAGGATCAGATAATGTTTTAAGTGATTTAAGAAAATGGAagtattttgtttctcttctcgccaattcttttaaaaatgttacgcgcaaattatttaaatatattttattattataagttggaaaaatgagaaacaaaatctttctTTATCGTTTCCTtacataaaattgaaaattattaattataaactctgttttaaaaatcccccTCTAACAACACTGATTACACTCCATAAAATCGTTAGGTCTACCCTTTTCGcttcgattaatgactaatctccGTCTAGCATTCATTATCCGATTATATCGTCTAACCCGATTAATTCCtgcataattttgtatataccgattatttttaaaaccaaatataaatcaaatatatatatatttctattatttagacatttaaattaagagtttatgatgttttacaataactaatgtataaacttttaattaaaatcattatttttttttcttaatattacgtttttatgtttttaccgtaattttaaagataatactatagctttatattttatttgatatttttcttttcacataaacataattatacgtatatttagtattatatatttttaatttattattaattttaataaaataatccaaaaactAGTTCCCGATTAATTCACGtttaatctctgattttttCGCTAAGCACTAGGTCCATCCTGATCGttcgactagcgcctagcgatttctaaaacagagaTTATAGATATCCATACGAAAATAAGCAAATTTATTAAAGAATtgttataaaacataacataaatatatataatattattatgtatatGTGTGTGAAACGAGAGACGAGAGGTAAGTGAAAGaattcatctctttctcttgtgCAATTCCGGTCCGTAGCTAAAGCTGATAAAGCATAGGCTTTAAACAgtagataatatattaaaatttatgggCATCATAATTGAAAATTAGTTATGGTACAGTGGTTATCGTCCTTCACACACTTGCAAAGCTTGACAAGTTGGAAACTGGGATATGTATGTTTtgaataattctttttttgtgtttagtggtgaataattttttttttgctttatgcATCCAATTAATTTGCGCCGGATCTGCTCTTCTGTTATTACTTCTTGTCTTCATCGACCACATATATTACAGAAACTTAGTGACTAAGCTAAAGTAgatacatacagtatatattcTAGTAACTTAGGGATTAAGATAAATATAGATAAGATTAAATTTATTTAGAGTAGAAGTAATATGATGGATAATCACATGTATTATTATCCGGTTTATAACACTTTCTCTTTAGTATCCATCACCGTTTATCGACTTATTGTTGATATGGGATTTCTTGAATTCTCCTCCTCGAAATGATAATTCTTGGAGTTCGTTTATCTCGTACTGAATCCCACTTTAGGATCAACAACATACCGATTTCGTTTATGTGTATTATCTTAGATCCTTATAAGATGTGAAATTAGTATTATCTCCTCTCAAGATGATAACTTTTATGTTCATTCACCTTTTACCGAGTCTTATTTTTTAGATCGGTTATATTTGGGGTTTAATTTTCGGatttatcaaagaaatcaatccatcatatatatacaataagtTTGTTAATCCAAAAAGATGGCGAATGAGCCAACATTATATGACTCTAGAGGTATATCCTACTACAGAAATAAGGAGGAGGTATATAACCATCGACAtcataaacaataaatagaaatttaaatgagtttaaataaacttaaataaattcaaCATAAATTAAATGTTACCTGAAATATGAATAAAGTGCAGTGCTTACAACCTCATGAAATGTGAACGGGAACATGcaatacttttaaaagaacTTTTGTTCCCTCAACAAATTctcaatgatttttaatatcattgattGACCGGGATTGCTTGACCGGAAATGTTATACTTGAAGCATAAGAgaatttcatatttcatattattttgctatctttgtttttgcatgaTATAGTCATATACATGCTTGTTTCCAATATGGCTGATACTTGcgataccatatttatttatagtctcaatataataattttattaagacaaaAAGTCTTTGAAACTCCATGAGTTTCTTTGGACTTCTGAGAATGCTAAACATTGATAATTATGAATCTGATGTTTTTGAAAGTCGAGAGACTAACTCATCTAGACTTTCCAATTATGTTTGCACTGTCTAAGATATACTGGCATGTActtcatatattttcataagagaaatatttttgattttaaagacaTTTCATTGTCTCGTAAAAACTCCAGCAATAAAGACATCGTACTAATAACATGTTATAAAACataatgcaaatatatataatattattatattatatatgtatatgtgtgtgaAACGAGAGAGACGAGAGGTAAGTGAAAGAACtcatctctcttcctcttgtgTTATTACTTCTTGTCTTCATCGACCACATATATAGTACCTAAACTTGGTGACTAAGCTAAAgtatatacatacattatatatactagtaaCTTGGGAATTAAGGTAAATATAGATAAGATTAAATTTACTTCGAGTAGAAGTAATGTGATAGATAATCACATGTGTTATTATCCAGTTTATAACATGAATAGATTTTTACGaagttattaataaatattgacTAGGTGATATCCTGTGCTACAACACGGAAGGAcacatattgtaattaatttatgtatatttcgaatgcataaaatgttttggtttatgtgttttttatagttttgaaattttaaatagtgttgAGTAGTATATTTGATTTACTTACATggtaaatgttaaaatatatttagataagtaCGTTGTTTAGACATCGTTAATCCTTTTTATCGTTTTGAAGCTTTTAAGCGATAACGGTATGCTTAAAGgtgttaaatccaaatatcatgttttaatttggttttagtttggactATTGCACGTATATAACCTACATGTAACTATTTTAGAATAGCAAAGACATCTCGTCTTATCACGTCTTGTCCTGTCCTGTCATGTTTCATCTCGTCCCTAcccgtaaattttttttatttcacataactgttctcttttaaataattaactattggATAATTTTTATCATCCAAAATTTTTGGATGAGAACATACTGAAATTTGTgcttttctcacattttttgacatataatttatttccttcTACAAAGATTTGTTCATagtacataaattaaaaagctacttattaatattaatttttgcataaatatatagtaatacaatatagtcaaccaattgtaattattgaattttagagttttaaatacttattttaggataattactatttagaaatacaaatataaattaaaaattctttgcatcttttttgcttttagaaaatgatttttttttttatcatttttcttaaaCAATAAATGTTATCCAcgaaatagtttattttcataaatatatatgatttttatttatgattacaaaatatattagttacataagatttttttatatatatttcttccatatcttgtgttttagagagtatttacaaataagttgattttagatatattttatatatccattaaactaatttgaattgatttttattaatttcacatatcttatatattaattaactttatattattaaggcTATAATGAAtactttactattttaaaataccttttaaagtaatgtaatttttattttaaatcatttttcaaaattaaactgaatttatttatttgttcctaAAATTATGAGGAAAAATATGCACAAGTATTAGctgtaatttctttttcttgtttttttcgttttttcctaaaatatttataaagaatcagacatttagatttgatttattatgtatttaaacgtTTTTCTTATGTAATTCTAATGTATatgttttccttaattaaatattctaacTGATTAAGATTTAGGCAAGAATGATTATGGTTGGTTtattacataataaatatatttgaagagaTAATCGAGTCAACTAATCGGGTAATGGTTGATCTACACGTATCTGACTAAATTTGAAATGTTAGagaattttatttcaattatatactaatatataaataattgtgGATTACTaacctttttatttaaaaatatcaaaacaaagtcATTGTCTGTAAGTATTTAAGTATAGATTCGTAATTTATATGATAGAGGTAAAATGTACTTTTTGTATTCACAAAACTTAATATCTAtatttagtataaaaaaaataagggagATTTACTCAGATGTACtccaaattaggtaatattactagaaccaacaaatattttttttattactaggatatttcggttattttcaaaatacccagtgtgtccttgttttatgttacaggaaaaaacgtaattacaaaaatgccattgccacgtcagaaatcgttGATGtatattaaataactcagccgtaacgcgttttagaggtaatgacggctgagttatggtatgttggggctgatttatggaaaaaacatttgactatgagcggacggctgacttaaagaataactcagccaagcgttacggctgacttaatGAAATATGGAtgagttatgctataactcagccgtccttacggctgagttttcatccgatggttgagttgtcaaaattttggctaagttatcactacgacacggctgaattaaATTTTTCCggctggctgagttattaacaacggctgacttatgagatgtcgttacggctgagttatggttaaacactataactcagccgtcacaagCTGACTTATCGGACAACTCAACCATTTTACGGCtaacttagtagcaaaagattaattactataatatcattcagttacagttgagttacaaattttcagttgattaagcggctgaatttggcagccatttttttgctttttaatcactgtaatagtattcatgttgcggctgagttataattttgtttgatggctgatttaatttggctgatttacatgttcATTTGGTGGCTATCTTGCCACTTCGGACacatcatccatgtcagcattccatgtcatcatcttctccggaaatacgaaacgtcgttcattcgactcttgttcttcaactggttaaaaAGTGtgcttcaccttgttcttcccCTTGTTTTTCTCCTCGTTCTTAACTTCGTAATTACACTCATTCTTATTAATTTCCtcattctttttcattttttttcatggatccagttccggtaaTTGTGTTTCCAGTAATTggctaaaaaaacacaaatatgtatttaagcaacacgcatgttcgcgatgtaaaCAAGTTAGGCACAATGTGGAAACTTGTCGGATGTAGTATTGTTttaatacatttgttttattttgtgtaataactcagccgtcaagcattataactcagctgtcataTTAATCGATGTGACTTTTCGTTTTCTGCTTTCAAATTATTTCTTGTAATAACTCAGCCCgaaagcattataactcagccgccaTATGAATCAAcaagacctttcgttttcccgtaaatactataactcagccgtcaagtcgtataaatcagtcatttgttttcagattatttattgtgataactcagccacaaagcattataactcagccgtcatatgaatcgacgagaccttttgttttctcgtaaatactataactcagccgtcacattcCGGAACTCGAAAACAAGGGCAGCTTAGatggaaacaaacaagacaacGACGACGAAGAGATAGAGAGCGAGAGAGGATAGCAAGCGAGTTCGACGAGAGATGACggagagagagtagagaaagacAGAATATCGCCGGTGGAATTAGAGTTCGacgacgagagagagagtttttttccGGATTGTGAACAGTAAAAACTGTTCAGTTTCCCTCTTTTttgatataaagaagaaaatatggattctagaaagaaaaaaaaactgtataatAAGATGGATTATggaaaatgatgtgtattttaatttattgatgtgtattttttattatttttctaatcaaaattaaaaaaataaatctaagaaataaattgtaattataCTCATACTAAAATATCTGagcaattttttgaaaatttttatacATCAAGAATaaaccaattttttgtttttggggtacatctgaataattttttaaaaaaataatttaccaattaaatatagaaattagCCGACAAAAAGATTGATGTAATAAGGGACCAGAgtcttcttcacttctcttaCCGGAAAAAAAAGGTTGATGTAATAATGTCCGGCGACAACCCAATCCGAATCGGACTGTTAAGCTGCACCAACATAGTCCGTAAACTCTCTCGAGCCATCAATCTCTCTCCAAACGCAACTATCTCCGCCttagccaccaccaccaccagctcCATCGAAGAAGCTAAATCATTTGCTGAATCTAACAA
Coding sequences within:
- the LOC104741990 gene encoding NAC domain-containing protein 17 isoform X1, yielding MAESSPDSCFKGGKFSAPGFRFHPTDEELVMYYLKRKICRKRLRVNVIGVVDVYKMDPQELPGQSMLKTGDRQWFYFTPRSRKYPNAARSSRGTETGYWKATGKDRVIEYNSRSVGLKKTLVFYRGRAPNGERTDWVMHEYTMDEDELGRCKYPQDYYALYKLFKKSGAGPKNGEQYGAPFQEEEWVDDDNEDENTVAVPDQPVVRYEDERRLFNPVSLQLEDIDVLLNGIPDAPGVPPRCIPQVHSEEELQSTLVNDSARDFVPNSQPYNRPSSFDSLETTEATSVPLVFEKEDFIEMDDLLIPELGASSTEKAAQVSNHGEFGDFNDFDQLFHDVSMSLDMELIDQGTSTNLTSVSSFANDTSNQRQQFLYQQLEDQTPENQLNNIMDPSTTLNQFTDEIWFQDDQAVLFDEQQAFSGSFAPPSSGVMPDSTNPTMSVHAQDQERQNGGGTTSQFSSALWALMDSIPSTPASACEGPLNRTFVRMSSFSRIRFKANGTPVTSTIAKKGIRNRGFLLLSIVGALCAIFWVFIATVRVSGRTVFS
- the LOC104741990 gene encoding NAC domain-containing protein 17 isoform X3, producing the protein MAESSPDSCFKGGKFSAPGFRFHPTDEELVMYYLKRKICRKRLRVNVIGVVDVYKMDPQELPGQSMLKTGDRQWFYFTPRSRKYPNAARSSRGTETGYWKATGKDRVIEYNSRSVGLKKTLVFYRGRAPNGERTDWVMHEYTMDEDELGRCKYPQDYYALYKLFKKSGAGPKNGEQYGAPFQEEEWVDDDNEDENTVAVPDQPVVRYEDERRLFNPDERRLFNPVSLQLEDIDVLLNGIPDAPGVPPRCIPQVHSEEELQSTLVNDSARDFVPNSQPYNRPSSFDSLETTEATSVPLVFEKEDFIEMDDLLIPELGASSTEKAAQVSNHGEFGDFNDFDQLFHDVSMSLDMELIDQGTSTNLTSVSSFANDTSNQRQQFLYQQLEDQTPENQLNNIMDPSTTLNQFTDEIWFQDDQAVLFDEQQAFSGSFAPPSSGVMPDSTNPTMSVHAQDQERQNGGGTTSQFSSALWALMDSIPSTPASACEGPLNRTFVRMSSFSRIRFKANGTPVTSTIAKKGIRNRGFLLLSIVGALCAIFWVFIATVRVSGRTVFS